In the Paenibacillus sp. FSL H7-0357 genome, one interval contains:
- a CDS encoding DMT family transporter, with amino-acid sequence MEERKATTGHLLALLTILIWGTTFISTKILLVDFTPIEILFFRFIIGYIALCLIYSRPLRTKSFKEELLFIAAGLCGVTLYFLVENIALVYTLASNVGVIVSIAPFFTALAAHFFLEEEKLNAQFMTGFLIALAGIVLIGLNGSFNLQLNPIGDLLAFLAPALWAIYSVLMRKISELQHHTIGATRRVFFYGLLFMLPALLLFDFRLGLDRLLSLSNVSNLLFLGLGASALCFVTWNRVVGILGAVKTSVYIYIVPVVTVAASALFLHENITWVTVAGTLLTLAGSYISERKAKTIPRKRIAVKSAD; translated from the coding sequence ATGGAGGAGCGCAAGGCCACTACCGGACATCTGCTCGCGTTGCTTACCATTCTGATCTGGGGTACAACTTTTATCTCTACTAAAATACTGTTAGTTGACTTTACGCCCATTGAAATTCTGTTCTTCCGCTTTATCATCGGTTACATCGCATTGTGTCTTATTTATTCGCGTCCGCTTCGGACGAAATCATTCAAAGAAGAGCTGCTGTTTATCGCGGCTGGGCTCTGTGGGGTAACGTTATATTTTCTAGTGGAAAATATCGCCCTTGTCTATACGCTCGCATCCAATGTTGGTGTGATTGTTTCGATTGCGCCCTTCTTCACGGCGCTTGCCGCTCACTTCTTCCTGGAGGAAGAGAAGCTGAATGCGCAGTTTATGACCGGGTTTCTGATTGCGCTGGCCGGGATTGTGTTAATCGGGCTGAACGGGAGTTTCAACCTGCAGCTGAATCCCATTGGAGATTTGCTGGCCTTCCTGGCCCCTGCCTTATGGGCAATCTATTCCGTACTGATGCGGAAAATAAGCGAATTGCAGCATCATACGATCGGGGCTACCCGCAGAGTGTTTTTTTATGGGCTGCTGTTTATGCTGCCTGCGCTTTTACTGTTTGATTTCCGTCTTGGCCTGGACAGATTACTCAGCCTTTCCAATGTATCCAACCTTCTTTTCTTGGGACTGGGAGCCTCGGCACTCTGTTTTGTCACCTGGAACCGGGTGGTCGGAATCCTTGGAGCGGTAAAAACAAGCGTGTACATCTATATTGTGCCTGTAGTTACAGTTGCCGCTTCCGCCCTGTTCTTGCATGAGAATATCACTTGGGTCACAGTGGCGGGAACCTTGCTCACCCTCGCCGGCTCCTATATTTCAGAGCGCAAAGCAAAAACGATCCCCCGGAAGCGGATCGCTGTAAAAAGTGCGGATTGA
- a CDS encoding LysE family translocator: MNITAFIIYCVVITITPGPTNIVILSSVQHFGARKTMKYVYGATIAFGLLLAASAVLNHVLAGVIPNIVGIMQIIGSVYMLYLAYQIYKMNTGEATPSHNTNFLSGLVMQFVNPKVIIFTLTVIPSYVMPYYSSSLASFQFVAIITVIGFLAFMTWVICGTVFKKFLQQHQKIVNILMALFLVYSAIMASGIV; the protein is encoded by the coding sequence ATGAATATTACAGCTTTTATCATCTATTGCGTTGTTATCACCATCACACCCGGGCCCACCAATATTGTGATCTTATCTTCTGTGCAGCATTTCGGGGCAAGAAAGACCATGAAATATGTATACGGAGCCACGATTGCCTTTGGCCTGCTGCTTGCCGCTTCTGCTGTGCTGAACCATGTGCTTGCCGGAGTGATCCCGAATATTGTGGGTATTATGCAGATCATCGGCAGTGTCTATATGCTCTATCTTGCCTATCAAATCTACAAGATGAATACAGGGGAGGCCACACCGTCCCACAATACCAATTTTTTGTCAGGCCTAGTGATGCAGTTTGTGAATCCAAAGGTGATCATATTTACTTTAACGGTGATTCCCAGCTATGTGATGCCTTACTATTCCTCCTCTTTAGCATCATTTCAGTTTGTAGCTATTATTACGGTTATCGGGTTTCTGGCATTTATGACCTGGGTCATCTGTGGAACAGTCTTCAAGAAATTTCTCCAGCAGCATCAAAAAATAGTCAATATCCTAATGGCGCTGTTTCTGGTATACTCTGCAATTATGGCGTCGGGAATCGTATAA